The Armatimonadota bacterium genomic interval GCGCCTCGGCGCTGCGCCGGTCGCCGGCGACCACGGCGTCAAACAAGCTGTCACCCCAACCGCCGTCATGTTCCCACAGCGTCAGCGTCCGTCCCGCGGGCAGGCGCGCGCTCAGCGGGAACGTGATGCTCACCGGGAACGCGAACTGCGTGACCCCCGAGACCTCGAACTGCCCCGCTGCCATCACCGCCAGTCCGTTGGGGGGCGTGGGGAGCTGGGCCGCGCCCAGCGGCGCGACCAGGAACTCCACCGCCGCCGGCACTGCCCACAGCGGCACGTCAACCACGATGCCGCCCGTCTCCAGCCGTCCGCCCGCCGGGCCGATCAGCCCCGACACCGCCCCGGGCACCGCGTCTCCGCCGCCACCACAGCCGGCCACCGCCAGCGCCGTCGCGGCGGCCAGCATCACTGCTATCACCACGCGCCACATGGCAGACATCCTCCTCACCGCTTCGACGAAATCCCGCCCCCTGCGGTTCCTTCGCCGCGCCCATCGCGGATTCCCTCAACCGCTGCGGTCGGCGGCTCGAGGCCAAGGTAGGCGAGTTCGCCTTGGTACGTGATCTTCTTCCGCTCCTGAATATAGCGTGTGGTCGCGGTCCTGTAAGGCAGCCACAAGGCGCTGGCATAGACCACCGACCCGGCGCTCACGACGAGCAGTACGACCGCCAGGGCGCCTGTGCACTGCGCGAAGAACTCCGGCAGCTGCTCCCGTGCGCGCTTGCGGCGCCGCAGCCACCCGACTACGACCATGATCACTGCCAACAGTGGCAAGCCCGCTCCCGCCGCGAACGCCGGCCAGTCCGACTCCGAGATCACCCGCAGATACGCCGGCCTCTCGCTCGATAGTGCGCCGCCCAGGAACGCCGCCGCCACAAGGACAAAGCCAATCGCCAGCCCCCGTATCTGCGTCGCCCAGCGCGCTGAGCGCGACCATGCTCGGGTTGCCCATGCGAACAGGTAGGCAACGCCGCCCAGCGCCAGCCACCCCCCAGCGGCGAGCACGAAGGTGAGTGCATCAGCCAATCGGGCCAAAGCCGTATACCAGACGAAGAAGCTGTTTTCGCGCTTGATCGCCGCAGACAGCTCCTGGCGCCACTTCTCCAGCGTGGGACGCGCTGACGCGATCTCCTCCGCCATGTCGGGGCGGCCATGGTCGCGCAGATAGACTTCCAGCTTGGCCTGCCGAGCACGCCGCAAGAGCCGGGCTCGACGCGACCGCTCGCGGTCCGTCAGGTCAGGTCCGGACGGGCCCAGCTTGGCCTCAACTGCTGCCAGCTCGGCGGGCGTCAGCGCGTCAGAGGCCCCGATGCTCCAGAGGGCGGAGCCGAGCATCGCGTCCGTTGCGGTGTAGCCCTCCGCCATCAGAAGCCGGCCCAGGTGCAGCACGCACCTCCGCAGGAACACGGCGCGCTCGACTTCTCCCCGCCGCTGCGCCTCGACCGCCATGGCGGTCAGCAACCACGCCAGTTCGCGGAAGGCTCGGCTGGCGCCAAGCGCCCGGTAGGACATCAAGTCGGCCTCTACCGTTGCCGACAGTCCGGGCAACGCCCGAGCGTACGCCTCATACAGCGCGATCTGAGCCTCGCGCTGGCCTAAGCCCCAATGGTTCTTGGTGAGCGCCGCGCTGAGGAACGCGGTCGCGTGGCCGTCGCGATGCTCCGCCAGCGCCAGGTATGCGAGGAGGTAGTCCGGGGCGGCATTGTTGGGGTCCAGCGACCGCGCCTGGCGCAAAGCGTCTGGCGCCTTCGCGATGACGCGGCGCTGCTCAGGCGTCAGCGGCTTAGCCCACGGCCTCGCCAGTGCGGCTCGTTCCGGGTACACGCCGGCTAACTCGTCATAGCGGCCGAGCGGCACCCGAGTCGCGAGCATCGCTCCGAGCATCAGGTGGGGGGCGGCCCACTCGGGGCTGAGCTTGAAGACGCGCGAAAAGGCGTCCTCGTTCACCCGCACGGAATCGGTCGCGGCCCAGCTTGTGCGCAGGGCCAGCGCCAGCCAGGCCTGCGCGTCACTCGGTCGCTGGCGGGCTTGCCGCTCGATCAGCGCCTTATCCTTGCGGCGGGCACGCTCGCCGCCCTCAAATATCAGGGATTCCCTGCGCAGGTGCGCAATGGGAACAAGAATCAGGAATGCCGCCGCCGCGATGACAACGATCAGCGAGATCCATGTGACGCACGCATACCTGCGCATCGCACCCTCCCTCGGCCCGCGCCCCAGCGGCCTTCAGAGTCCCAGCCCGTAAGCGCGACGCGCCGGCTTGTATTGACCTGTCGCCACTGCCAAAGCGGTCGCCCCTAGGTTCGGGTTCCTGTGCGCAATCTGAGTGATCCGCGAATCGTCTCGCTCCGCCCTCACCGCCCGTGCGCGGCGAGGATGCGTTCGATGAGGCGGGTGGTGGAGCTCTCGGGCAGCGGCGGGATAAGATGCACCTCGCCGCCGTAGGATTCGACCAGGTTCCTCTCCTCCTGGTTCATGGTCGCCTTGGTGTAGTCGCCGCCCTTGACGAAGACCTCGGGGCGCAGCAGGCGCACCAGCACCTCCGAGGTCGCCTCGGGGAAGATGACCACCAGGTCCACACTGGCGAGCGCCGCCAGGGTCTGAGCGCGTTCCGTCTCGCTGACGATGGGGCGCGCCGGCCCCTTGAGCGCGGTCACCGAGCGGTCGCTGTTGAGGCCGACGATAAGGAAGTCGCCGAGCGCCCGCGCCTGCTCCAGGTACAGCGCGTGGCCGGCGTGCAGCAGGTCGAAGCAGCCGTTGGTGAAGGCGATGCGCTTGCCCTGCGCGCGCAGGTCGGCGGCGATCTGCGCCGCCTGCTCGCGAGATACGATCTTGTCGCGCAGTGACACCGGAGGCTTCTCCCGCGGCAGGGGCGGCCAGGCTCCGACTCGTCAGCGCC includes:
- the rfaE2 gene encoding D-glycero-beta-D-manno-heptose 1-phosphate adenylyltransferase, whose product is MSLRDKIVSREQAAQIAADLRAQGKRIAFTNGCFDLLHAGHALYLEQARALGDFLIVGLNSDRSVTALKGPARPIVSETERAQTLAALASVDLVVIFPEATSEVLVRLLRPEVFVKGGDYTKATMNQEERNLVESYGGEVHLIPPLPESSTTRLIERILAAHGR